The following is a genomic window from Thioclava electrotropha.
TTTTCACACCGCTCTGACCTTCGAGAACCTGCTGCTCGCGCTCTTGGGCACGTTCCTTGGCACCATGATGGGCGCGCTGCCCGGGCTTGGCCCGTCCAACGGCGTCGCGATCCTGATCCCGCTGGCCTTCACGCTGGGGCTGGGCGCTACCCCCTCGCTGATCCTGCTGACCTCGGTCTATTACGGGGCGATGTATGGCGGGCGGATCAGTTCGATCCTGCTCAATATTCCGGGCGACGAGCCCGCGATGATGACCTGTCTCGACGGCTATCCGATGGCCAAGAAGGGCCTTGCGGGCGAGGCGCTGTCGCTCTCGGGCATCGCAAGCTTCGTGGGTGCTTTCATCGCCACCTGGGGCCTTATCCTGCTGGCGCCGCAGCTGGTGAAATTCGCGCTGCTGTTCGGACCGGCAGAATATTTCGCGCTCTTCGCACTGGCCTTCGCTACGCTGGGTGGGGTCTCCTCGACCAATCAGGCGAAATCGGCTTTCGCCGCGATGCTGGGCCTTGGCCTGTCGGTGATCGGCGTGGATACCCAGACCGGCGTGCCGCGTCTGACCTTCGGCGAGGTCCACCTCTATGACGGGCTCGATTTCCTCGTCGCCATCGTCGGTCTCTTCGCGCTGTCGGAAGTGTTCATCTTCCTCGAGCACCGCCACGGCTCGGCCACCGGCGCGGGCCACAAGGTCTCGGTCGGGCGCATCACGCCGCCGTGGAAGATGGTGAAAGAGACGACGCCGACCATGCTGCGCTCGTCGCTGCTGGGCTTCGTCGCGGGCGTGCTGCCGGGGGCAGGGGCGTCGCTGGGCTCCTTCATCTCCTACTCGATGGAGAAGAAGCTGGTCGATCGCAAGAACACCTTCGGCACGGGCGATCCGCGCGGTGTGGCCGCCCCCGAGGCGGGCAACAACGCGGCAGCCGGCGGGGCGCTTGTGCCGATGCTGGCGCTTGGCGTGCCGGGCTCGGGCACCACGGCGGTGCTGCTGGCGGTGCTTCTGTCGCTCAACATCACGCCCGGCCCCTTGCTGTTCCAGAACAACCCCGATGTGGTCTGGGGCCTGATCGCGGCGCTCTTCATCGCCAACTTCATGCTGCTCGCTATGAACATCCCGATGGTGGGCATCTTCACCCGCGTGCTGATGATCCCGCCGCGGATTCTGATGCCGATCGTCGCGATGGTCTCCTTCGTGGGGATCTACGGGATTTCCGGCTCCAGCTTCGATCTGCTGGTGATGATCGGCTTCGGTGTGATGGGCTGGCTGCTGCGCAAGCTCGACGTGCCGCTGGTGCCGATCATTCTCGGCACGCTTCTGGGCAACACGATGGAGAACAACCTGCGCCGGGCCGTCACGATCTCGAACGGCGATTACTGGACGCTGGTCGGCAGCCCGCTGGCGATCGGTCTGTGGACCGTGGCGATCGTGGGCTTCATCCTGCCGCTGTTCCTGAGCCGCTTCGTGAAAGCGCGGATGCATGAGCGCCGCGATGACGAGGGTGCGATCTCGGACTGAGACCGCACCCCCTAGCGCAGGCATCACACCTCCCCCGAGGTGCCTGCACCGGTTCGAAGGAAGGGGCGGCGGTGGTCAACCCGCCGCCCCTTTCTCACCTCCGAGCCTTATTGCGTGGTCCAGCCCCCATCGACCGGGATCGAGGTGCCGGTCACGTTGTGCGCGATCGGCGCACAGAGCCACAGCGCGAGCGCCCCGATCTCGGACGGGTCGGAGAGGCGCCGGGTGGGCTGTTTCTCCGCCAGAAGATCCGCGATCCCCGCCGCCCGGTCGCCGCCATGCGCCGCTGCGCGTTCCGCGATCTGGGGGCCGAGAATGTCGGTCTCGGTCCAGCCCGGGCAGATGCAGTTCACCGTCACGCCGCCCGCTTCGCGCGTGCCCGCCTGCGCATATTCCAGCGCGGCGACCCGGCTCATGCCGACGAGGCCGAATTTCGAGGCGACATAGGGCGCCTTGTTGGCCGAGGCCACGAGCCCATGCACCGAGGCGATGTTCACGACACGGCCATAACCGCGCTCGGCCATGTCCGGCAGCGCGCGGCGCATCGTGTGGAACGCGCCCGACAGGTTCACCGCGAGAATGGCGTTCCAGATCTCGGGGGTGGCCTCGGCAAGGCTCGCCGTGCGCTGGATGCCTGCATTGTTCACGAGGATGTCCGCGCCGCCCCACGCCTCGACCGCATCCATCATCGCGTCGGTCTGCGCCGGATCGGCCATATCGGCGTCGAAGAACTTCACCTCCGGCGCGCCCGCGGCCTCCAGCACCGCTGTCGCCTCGGCGACCTGCGCCGCATCGGCCAGACCGTGCAAAGCAATGCGCGCGCCCGCCTCGGCCAGCGATTTCGCGATTGCCAGCCCGATGCCTTGCACCGAACCCGTTACCAGAGCCGTCTTTCCATCCAGTCGCGACATTAGTCCTCCTCCGTCACCATTTTGCGCAGCTCGGTTTTCAGAACCTTGCCGTAATTGTTCTTGGGAAGCTGCGTCACCACGCGATACGCCTTGGGGCGCTTGAACCGCGCGATCTGTTCGCAGCAATGTTGATCGAGGGCGGCGGGGTCGATCTCTGACCCCGGCGCGGGCGTGACGAAGGCCACGACGCTCTCGCCCCATTCCGGGTCGGGCTTGCCGACCACCGCGACCTCGTGGACGGAAGGGTGCAGGAGCAGCGCCTCCTCGACCTCGCGGGGGTAGATATTCGTGCCGCCCGAGATGATCACGTCCTTCGAGCGGTCCTGCAGCGTGACGAAGCCGTCCGCATCCATCGTGCCCAGATCGCCGGTCCAGAGCCAGCCGTCGCGCAGCGCCTTCGCGCTCGCCTCGGGGTTCTGCCAGTAGCCCGCCATCACCGCCGCGCCGCTCACGAGAATCTCGCCGGTTTCGCCAGCGGGCAGGGCGCGGCCTTCGGGATCGGCGATGCGCACGGAGACCGGGCTATGCGCCAGCCCGACCGAAGCAAGCCGCGCGCGCCAGCGCGGATGGGTTCGGTCGGCGACCAGCTCGCGCGACAGGGCTGTGATCGTCATCGGGCTCTCGCCCTGGCCGTAGATCTGAACGAAGCGCGGCCCCATCACGTCGACCGCGTCGATGATATCGGCGACATACATCGGCCCGCCGCCATAGACGATGGTCTTGATGCCCTCGCCGGTCCGCCCCGTGGCGCGGGCGCGGTCCACCAGACGGCGGATCATCGTGGGGGCGGCGAACATCGAGACATGCTGCAGCTTCGGCGCGAGATCGAGGATTTCGTCGGCCTCGAACCCGCCCGAGCGCGGCACCACATGGCGCGCCCCGCGCATCACATGGACGAAATTGTAAAGCCCCGCGCCATGCGACATCGGCGCGGCGTAGAGGATCGCGTCTTGCGGTTCGACGCTGTCGACATCCGAGAAATAGCCCAGACACATCGCCTGCACATTGGCCGAGGTGATGCACACGCCCTTGGGCCGCCCGGTCGTGCCGGAGGTGTAGAACAGCCAGACCGTCTCGTTCGCGGCGATTTCGACCGGGGCGGGCATCGGGGCTTGGCGCAGAAGATCGGCATAGGCCGGGCCTTTGAGGTCCACCGTCTCGACGCCCAGATCATTTTCCGGGCCGCCGGTGAAGGCCAGCTTCGCCTCGGAGGCCTCAATAATCCATGCGGCCTCGCGCGGGTGCAGCTTGCCGTTGATCGGCACCGCCACCGCGCCTGCGAACCACGCGCCATACATCGCCTCGAGATATTCGGGGCAGTTCTTGGCAAACAGCGCCACGCGGTCGCCCGGAGCGATCCCTTCCGCCACCAGCGCAGCCCCGATGCGGGCGGCGCGGTCGGCGAACTCCGCATAGGTGGCGCGCAGCTCCTCGCCCTGCAGCAGCGCGGGGGCGTCCGGCGTGCGCACCGCGCTGCGGATCAGCCACTCCGCCGGGTTCATGCCGCGCGCTCCGCTTCGAGGATCGAGCAGTAATTCGCGACGCCGGAGCCGCCCATGTTGAAGACGCAGCCCAGCTCCGCGCCGGGCAGCTGCATCTCGCCCGCCTGACCGGTGAGCTGCATCGCGGCCAGCACATGCATCGACACGCCGGTCGCGCCCACGGGATGGCCCTTGGCCTTCAGCCCGCCCGAGAGGTTTACCGGAAGCCGCCCGTCGCGCAGCACCAGCCCGTCGTCGATGGCCCGCGCGCCGGAGCCTTGCGGCACAAGCCCCATCGCCTCGTAGACGAGCAATTCCGCGATGGTGAAACAGTCGTGGACCTCGGCGAAGGAGAGATCATCGACACTGACGCCTGCCGAAGCATAGGCGCGGCGGAACGCCTCAGACGGACCCTCGAAGGCCAGCAGATCGCGGCGCGACATCGGCAGGTAGTCATTGACCTGCTCGGCGGCGCGGAAACCGATGGAATTGGCGAAATCGCCCGCGCGGTCGTCGGCGACCATGACCAGCGCCGCAGCGCCGTCGGAAATCAGCGAGCAATCGGTCATCCGCAGGGGCGGGGCGATCATCGGGTTCTTGTCGCTGACCGTGTTACAGAATTCGAACCCCACATCCTTGCGCATCTGCGCCAGCGGATTGGCGAGCGCGTTGTGGTGGTTCTTCGCCGCGATCCGGGCGAGAGCCGCGGAACGGTCGCCATGCGCCTGATAATAGGCCTGCGCGAAACGTGCGAAGATCTGCGGGAAGGAGACGCCCGCTTCCTCCATCTGGTACGACGCCCCGGCCAGCGCCTCGGTCACGCCTGCGGTGTCCTTTGCGGTCATCTTCTCGGCCCCGATGACCAGCGCGGCCTTGACCCGGCCCGAACGGATCGCATCGCGCGCGGCATAGATCGCGGCCGAGCCGGACGCGCAGGCATTCTCGACGCGGGTCGCAGGCGTGAAGCGCAGTCTGTCGTCGATCCCCAGCGCCAGCGAGCTTGCGAACCCATCCGGCACCAGCCCGGAGTTGAAATGCCCCAGCCAGATGCCATCGATCTCCGCCGGGTCGATCCCTGCATGCTCCAGCGCGCCGCCGCCCGCTTCGAGAACCAGATCCTCGAGCGTGCGCCCCTCCAGCTTGCCGAATTTCGTATGGCCCCAGCCGACGATCTTCGCGTCCATGCGGGTCTCCTCCCAATGATCCTCCGTTGCGGGGGAGACTAGCGCAGGGGCGGCACGACCTCTATTCGTAGAACTACGCTATCGGGAGAAGAGGATGGAGCAGGACCTGCTGGACAGCGATGAGATGGCGCTGCTGGCGTTCGAGCATGCGCCGGTCGGGCTGGCGGTCACCCGCGACCGGGTGATCGAGCGGTGCAACGCGCGGTTTTGCGAGAGTTTCGGCTATCGGGAAGACGAGTTGCCGCAGCGCTCGCTCGCGGTGCTTTACCCGTCGCAGGAGGAGTTTCTGCGCATCGGGGAGATCGGGTTGCGGCGGATGCGCGAGACCGGGCGCTATGCCGATGAGCGGATCATGCAACGTCGCGACGGGTCGCTCTTCTGGTGCCGGGTGCGGGGGCAGTCGCTGACGCCCCACGATCCCTTCGCCCGCGCAGTGTGGAGCTTTGCCGATCTGTCGGAATTGCGGCCCGTCGTCGATCTGACCGCGCGCGAGCGGCAGGTGGCGGCCCTTCTGGCCGAGGGGCAGACCAACAAGGAAATTGCGCGGGTGCTGGAGCTGTCTCCGCGCACGGCAGAGGCCCATCGCGCGCGACTGCAGGCGAAACTCGGCGCGCGCAACACCGCCGAACTGGTGGCGCGGCTGACGGGGCTGCCGCTCTAGACGCGTCGCCCCAAGGAAAAAGGGGCGCCGATGCGCCCCTTTTTGTCTCGATCCCAAGTCAGGCCCAGATCAAGAATGCGGTTCAGGTGTCGCCTCAGGTGTCGACCGAGG
Proteins encoded in this region:
- a CDS encoding PAS and helix-turn-helix domain-containing protein — encoded protein: MEQDLLDSDEMALLAFEHAPVGLAVTRDRVIERCNARFCESFGYREDELPQRSLAVLYPSQEEFLRIGEIGLRRMRETGRYADERIMQRRDGSLFWCRVRGQSLTPHDPFARAVWSFADLSELRPVVDLTARERQVAALLAEGQTNKEIARVLELSPRTAEAHRARLQAKLGARNTAELVARLTGLPL
- a CDS encoding class I adenylate-forming enzyme family protein — its product is MNPAEWLIRSAVRTPDAPALLQGEELRATYAEFADRAARIGAALVAEGIAPGDRVALFAKNCPEYLEAMYGAWFAGAVAVPINGKLHPREAAWIIEASEAKLAFTGGPENDLGVETVDLKGPAYADLLRQAPMPAPVEIAANETVWLFYTSGTTGRPKGVCITSANVQAMCLGYFSDVDSVEPQDAILYAAPMSHGAGLYNFVHVMRGARHVVPRSGGFEADEILDLAPKLQHVSMFAAPTMIRRLVDRARATGRTGEGIKTIVYGGGPMYVADIIDAVDVMGPRFVQIYGQGESPMTITALSRELVADRTHPRWRARLASVGLAHSPVSVRIADPEGRALPAGETGEILVSGAAVMAGYWQNPEASAKALRDGWLWTGDLGTMDADGFVTLQDRSKDVIISGGTNIYPREVEEALLLHPSVHEVAVVGKPDPEWGESVVAFVTPAPGSEIDPAALDQHCCEQIARFKRPKAYRVVTQLPKNNYGKVLKTELRKMVTEED
- a CDS encoding 3-hydroxybutyrate dehydrogenase, with product MSRLDGKTALVTGSVQGIGLAIAKSLAEAGARIALHGLADAAQVAEATAVLEAAGAPEVKFFDADMADPAQTDAMMDAVEAWGGADILVNNAGIQRTASLAEATPEIWNAILAVNLSGAFHTMRRALPDMAERGYGRVVNIASVHGLVASANKAPYVASKFGLVGMSRVAALEYAQAGTREAGGVTVNCICPGWTETDILGPQIAERAAAHGGDRAAGIADLLAEKQPTRRLSDPSEIGALALWLCAPIAHNVTGTSIPVDGGWTTQ
- a CDS encoding tripartite tricarboxylate transporter permease; translated protein: MDTLMSLADGFHTALTFENLLLALLGTFLGTMMGALPGLGPSNGVAILIPLAFTLGLGATPSLILLTSVYYGAMYGGRISSILLNIPGDEPAMMTCLDGYPMAKKGLAGEALSLSGIASFVGAFIATWGLILLAPQLVKFALLFGPAEYFALFALAFATLGGVSSTNQAKSAFAAMLGLGLSVIGVDTQTGVPRLTFGEVHLYDGLDFLVAIVGLFALSEVFIFLEHRHGSATGAGHKVSVGRITPPWKMVKETTPTMLRSSLLGFVAGVLPGAGASLGSFISYSMEKKLVDRKNTFGTGDPRGVAAPEAGNNAAAGGALVPMLALGVPGSGTTAVLLAVLLSLNITPGPLLFQNNPDVVWGLIAALFIANFMLLAMNIPMVGIFTRVLMIPPRILMPIVAMVSFVGIYGISGSSFDLLVMIGFGVMGWLLRKLDVPLVPIILGTLLGNTMENNLRRAVTISNGDYWTLVGSPLAIGLWTVAIVGFILPLFLSRFVKARMHERRDDEGAISD
- a CDS encoding acetyl-CoA acetyltransferase, with product MDAKIVGWGHTKFGKLEGRTLEDLVLEAGGGALEHAGIDPAEIDGIWLGHFNSGLVPDGFASSLALGIDDRLRFTPATRVENACASGSAAIYAARDAIRSGRVKAALVIGAEKMTAKDTAGVTEALAGASYQMEEAGVSFPQIFARFAQAYYQAHGDRSAALARIAAKNHHNALANPLAQMRKDVGFEFCNTVSDKNPMIAPPLRMTDCSLISDGAAALVMVADDRAGDFANSIGFRAAEQVNDYLPMSRRDLLAFEGPSEAFRRAYASAGVSVDDLSFAEVHDCFTIAELLVYEAMGLVPQGSGARAIDDGLVLRDGRLPVNLSGGLKAKGHPVGATGVSMHVLAAMQLTGQAGEMQLPGAELGCVFNMGGSGVANYCSILEAERAA